Proteins encoded within one genomic window of Brassica rapa cultivar Chiifu-401-42 chromosome A09, CAAS_Brap_v3.01, whole genome shotgun sequence:
- the LOC103840817 gene encoding probable RNA-binding protein ARP1 isoform X1, with amino-acid sequence MADTTYTKVFVGGLAWETDKDTMKKHFEQFGEILEAVVITDKASGRSKGYGFVTFKEAEAARRACVDGTPVIDGRRANCNLASLGLQRSKPSTPNHGGGRINNMRVMMSNTMQTGFGPPPTFTHYPHLPLNLFGYSPYSSDFSPFPTNLYGVYGCNSAGQYGLYGNGNGVSGGLTAAAASAAPFYPCGGGQGGVQFSQPQPFYHHFSAYDNSHHYSPATISLQQVTGVTGFPLQPPLIPYL; translated from the exons ATGGCAGACACGACGTACACAAAGGTGTTTGTGGGAGGGTTAGCTTGGGAGACGGACAAGGATACGATGAAGAAGCATTTTGAGCAGTTTGGTGAGATATTGGAAGCTGTAGTCATCACCGACAAGGCTTCCGGCAGATCCAAGGGATATGGTTTC GTGACATTCAAGGAAGCAGAGGCTGCGAGGAGGGCTTGTGTGGACGGTACTCCGGTGATCGACGGAAGAAGAGCTAATTGCAATCTTGCCTCTCTTGGTCTTCAAAGATCCAAACCCTCCACTCCTAACCATG GAGGAGGAAGGATTAACAATATGAGAGTGATGATGAGCAACACAATGCAGACTGGTTTTGGACCACCACCTACTTTCACTCACTATCCCCACCTCCCTCTCAATCTCTTTGG GTACTCTCCATACTCGTCAGATTTCTCTCCATTCCCTACG AACTTATATGGTGTATACGGCTGCAATTCCGCGGGACAATACGGACTGTATGGAAATGGAAACGGCGTAAGCGGTGGACTAACCGCAGCTGCTGCATCAGCCGCTCCTTTTTATCCTTGCGGTGGAGGACAAGGTGGGGTCCAGTTCTCTCAGCCACAGCCATTTTATCACCATTTCTCTGCTTATGACAACTCTCACCATTACTCTCCTGCCACCATCTCTCTTCAACAAG tcacaggtGTAACAGGCTTTCCGCTTCAGCCACCTCTCATTCCTTACCTTTGA
- the LOC103840817 gene encoding probable RNA-binding protein ARP1 isoform X2, whose translation MADTTYTKVFVGGLAWETDKDTMKKHFEQFGEILEAVVITDKASGRSKGYGFVTFKEAEAARRACVDGTPVIDGRRANCNLASLGLQRSKPSTPNHGGGRINNMRVMMSNTMQTGFGPPPTFTHYPHLPLNLFGYSPYSSDFSPFPTNLYGVYGCNSAGQYGLYGNGNGVSGGLTAAAASAAPFYPCGGGQGGVQFSQPQPFYHHFSAYDNSHHYSPATISLQQGVTGFPLQPPLIPYL comes from the exons ATGGCAGACACGACGTACACAAAGGTGTTTGTGGGAGGGTTAGCTTGGGAGACGGACAAGGATACGATGAAGAAGCATTTTGAGCAGTTTGGTGAGATATTGGAAGCTGTAGTCATCACCGACAAGGCTTCCGGCAGATCCAAGGGATATGGTTTC GTGACATTCAAGGAAGCAGAGGCTGCGAGGAGGGCTTGTGTGGACGGTACTCCGGTGATCGACGGAAGAAGAGCTAATTGCAATCTTGCCTCTCTTGGTCTTCAAAGATCCAAACCCTCCACTCCTAACCATG GAGGAGGAAGGATTAACAATATGAGAGTGATGATGAGCAACACAATGCAGACTGGTTTTGGACCACCACCTACTTTCACTCACTATCCCCACCTCCCTCTCAATCTCTTTGG GTACTCTCCATACTCGTCAGATTTCTCTCCATTCCCTACG AACTTATATGGTGTATACGGCTGCAATTCCGCGGGACAATACGGACTGTATGGAAATGGAAACGGCGTAAGCGGTGGACTAACCGCAGCTGCTGCATCAGCCGCTCCTTTTTATCCTTGCGGTGGAGGACAAGGTGGGGTCCAGTTCTCTCAGCCACAGCCATTTTATCACCATTTCTCTGCTTATGACAACTCTCACCATTACTCTCCTGCCACCATCTCTCTTCAACAAG gtGTAACAGGCTTTCCGCTTCAGCCACCTCTCATTCCTTACCTTTGA
- the LOC103840818 gene encoding dirigent protein 2, producing MAKCFLPLIPLFLIVLLLAVAVTESKAYSTTKPFEGHKPEKLTHLHFYFHDVITGDKPTAIRVAAPPGTNSSEVSFGVVMIADDPLTEGPDPSSKEVGRAQGMYVSTDMTMLSFTMVFNLVFTEGEFKGSTVAMYGRNPIMSKVREMPIIGGTGAFRFARGYAQARTYKLVGLNAVVEYNVFIWH from the coding sequence ATGGCTAAATGTTTTCTACCTCTTATTCCTTTATTCTtgattgttcttcttcttgccGTCGCCGTTACAGAATCCAAAGCATACTCAACAACAAAGCCGTTCGAAGGACATAAGCCGGAGAAACTCACTCACCTCCACTTCTACTTCCATGACGTAATCACCGGCGACAAACCAACTGCCATAAGAGTCGCTGCGCCCCCTGGAACAAACTCCTCCGAAGTCTCATTTGGTGTGGTTATGATCGCCGACGACCCGTTGACAGAGGGACCAGACCCGAGCTCGAAGGAAGTCGGTAGAGCTCAGGGGATGTATGTATCGACGGACATGACCATGTTAAGCTTCACAATGGTCTTTAACTTGGTGTTCACGGAAGGAGAGTTTAAGGGGAGCACCGTAGCTATGTATGGACGGAATCCGATAATGTCGAAGGTGAGAGAGATGCCGATCATCGGAGGCACCGGGGCGTTCAGGTTTGCTAGAGGCTACGCACAAGCCAGAACTTATAAACTTGTTGGTTTAAATGCCGTGGTTGAATACAATGTATTCATTTGGCATTAA